The following coding sequences are from one Dehalococcoidia bacterium window:
- a CDS encoding xanthine dehydrogenase family protein subunit M, which translates to MREFEYAAPRTVKEAVALLARANGDARCLAGGTDLIAQMKEGRRSPSLIVDIKRIPDLMRLDYVERRGLRLGAGVPCSTIYEHPVVREKYPIIVDACSLVGSLQIQNRASVGGNLCNGAPSADTAPAFLALNATAVVAGPRGRRQLPLTEFFVGPGKTALAPGELLVEIIVPPPPARSAGNYLRFIPRNEMDIAVAGVGSVVVLGAKGVCKDARIALASVAPVPLRAHEAEERLRGRPLDAEAIREAGALAAAACKPISDVRGSADYRRHLVNVLTQRTLYACLKQLGVTGES; encoded by the coding sequence GTGCGCGAATTCGAATACGCAGCGCCCCGCACAGTGAAGGAGGCCGTCGCCCTGCTGGCGCGCGCCAACGGCGACGCCCGTTGCCTGGCCGGGGGCACCGACCTCATCGCCCAAATGAAGGAGGGACGCCGCAGCCCATCCCTGATTGTGGACATCAAGCGCATCCCCGACCTGATGCGGCTGGACTACGTGGAACGCCGCGGGCTGCGCCTGGGCGCGGGAGTGCCCTGCAGCACCATCTACGAGCACCCGGTCGTCAGGGAGAAATACCCCATCATCGTGGACGCGTGCAGCCTGGTCGGCTCGCTGCAAATACAGAACAGGGCAAGCGTCGGCGGAAACCTGTGCAACGGGGCGCCCTCCGCCGACACCGCACCGGCGTTCCTGGCGCTCAACGCGACGGCGGTCGTCGCGGGGCCGCGGGGGCGTCGCCAGCTTCCCCTGACTGAGTTTTTCGTCGGGCCGGGCAAGACGGCGCTTGCCCCTGGCGAGCTTCTGGTGGAGATCATCGTGCCGCCTCCTCCGGCACGCAGCGCGGGCAACTACCTGCGCTTCATTCCGCGGAACGAGATGGACATAGCCGTGGCGGGCGTCGGCAGCGTCGTCGTGCTGGGCGCGAAGGGCGTGTGCAAAGATGCGCGCATCGCCCTGGCGTCCGTGGCGCCCGTGCCTCTGCGCGCGCACGAGGCGGAAGAGCGCCTGCGCGGGCGTCCGCTTGACGCCGAGGCCATCCGAGAAGCGGGCGCGCTGGCCGCCGCCGCATGCAAGCCCATCAGTGATGTGCGCGGCTCGGCGGACTACCGTCGCCACCTGGTCAACGTGCTCACCCAGCGGACGTTGTACGCTTGCCTGAAGCAGCTTGGCGTGACGGGTGAGTCTTAG
- a CDS encoding enoyl-CoA hydratase-related protein produces MDYPAYKTILFGIENSVATITINNPERRNAWSDTTSREIADVFTLMDDDENVRVAILTGNQEGKAFSAGADLKDPNAHIVKTIGGGLDRAHKVTRRAFDSVHEFSKPVVAAVNGYAIGIGCQICLCCDILYAAEGAEMGMPQVALGIMPAYAGAPRMARFVGKGKAMEMALLGERITAEDGYRLGLFNKVVPLAELMPLTRKTAEKLANLPPLAVRLTKESVSRGLDIPNINDAAVADVYRFLLLEMTEDNKEAHAAWREKRQPVFKGR; encoded by the coding sequence ATGGACTATCCCGCGTACAAGACCATCCTCTTCGGCATCGAGAACAGCGTCGCCACCATCACCATCAACAACCCCGAACGCCGCAACGCCTGGAGCGACACCACGAGCCGCGAGATCGCGGACGTGTTCACGCTCATGGACGACGACGAGAATGTGCGCGTCGCCATTCTGACGGGCAATCAGGAGGGCAAGGCGTTCTCCGCAGGCGCGGACCTTAAGGACCCGAATGCTCACATCGTCAAGACCATCGGCGGCGGGCTGGACCGCGCGCACAAGGTCACGCGCCGCGCGTTCGACTCCGTGCACGAGTTCTCCAAGCCGGTCGTCGCCGCGGTCAACGGCTATGCCATCGGCATCGGCTGTCAGATATGTCTCTGCTGCGACATTCTCTACGCCGCCGAGGGCGCGGAGATGGGCATGCCGCAGGTCGCGCTTGGCATCATGCCCGCGTACGCCGGCGCGCCGCGCATGGCGCGCTTCGTGGGCAAGGGCAAGGCGATGGAGATGGCGCTGCTCGGCGAGCGCATCACGGCGGAGGACGGCTACCGACTGGGTCTCTTCAACAAAGTGGTGCCGCTGGCTGAACTCATGCCCCTTACGCGCAAGACCGCGGAAAAGCTGGCGAATCTGCCGCCGCTGGCCGTCAGGCTGACCAAGGAATCGGTCAGTCGCGGCCTGGACATCCCGAACATCAACGACGCCGCTGTCGCCGACGTCTACCGCTTCCTTTTGCTGGAGATGACCGAGGACAACAAGGAGGCGCACGCCGCGTGGCGTGAGAAACGGCAGCCCGTGTTCAAGGGGCGATAG
- a CDS encoding cyclase family protein, which produces MQIFDISVPIHPSMHVYPGDAPVDVTQTASIVKGGYFNTSRLAFTAHCGTHVDAPRHVTTSGIAVDELPLDVFMGKALVVGLPDEPLITTASLGRARIPEGTERLLLKTRNSGLWRREGFQKDFAYLTEEAAQYLVARRVRLVGVDYLSVEGFGVTPPRTHWALLRHGVVVIEGLDLSGVEPGEYTLACLPLRVRGADGAPARAVLIRE; this is translated from the coding sequence ATGCAAATCTTCGACATCAGCGTTCCCATCCATCCGTCCATGCACGTGTACCCCGGCGACGCCCCAGTTGACGTAACGCAGACGGCGTCCATCGTTAAGGGCGGCTATTTCAACACCTCGCGCCTCGCCTTCACGGCGCACTGCGGGACGCACGTGGACGCGCCGCGCCACGTCACCACCAGCGGAATCGCCGTGGACGAGCTGCCGCTGGACGTGTTCATGGGCAAGGCGCTTGTGGTCGGCCTGCCGGACGAGCCGCTCATCACGACCGCGAGCCTGGGGCGGGCGCGCATCCCGGAAGGGACGGAGCGGCTGCTGTTGAAGACGCGCAACTCAGGACTCTGGCGTCGCGAGGGGTTCCAGAAGGACTTTGCCTACCTGACGGAGGAGGCGGCGCAGTACCTGGTGGCGCGGCGGGTGCGGCTGGTCGGCGTTGACTACCTGTCGGTGGAGGGGTTCGGCGTGACGCCGCCGCGGACGCACTGGGCGCTGCTGCGGCATGGCGTCGTGGTGATTGAAGGGCTGGACCTGAGCGGCGTGGAGCCGGGCGAGTACACGCTGGCCTGTCTGCCGCTGCGGGTGCGCGGCGCGGACGGCGCTCCGGCGCGCGCCGTGCTGATAAGGGAGTAA
- a CDS encoding dihydrodipicolinate synthase family protein translates to MSDLKGVLVATLTPFTPGGREIDLDWVPRHLAYLSARGADAVVPCGTNGEGPSLNVAEHKALIDTVLAHKGTLGVVAGTGFASLTDTIEVSRYATERGADGVLIVPPFYFKSLSLRGLFEYYATVIRALPPEVRVLLYNIPKYSGVEITDALVDGLLQAFPRQLYGIKDTSGRPEQSAHYIEKFPALRIYSGGDDLVLSALRFGAAGAVTGVGNVVPHMVKAVQQAYATGGDAERAQKRLSQVKDIFRRYPEYAALKLAVSLATGLPRVGVRPPIEELTPEQGAALEKELRPVLSEG, encoded by the coding sequence ATGTCTGACCTGAAAGGCGTCCTCGTCGCCACGCTCACACCCTTCACCCCGGGGGGCCGCGAGATTGACCTCGACTGGGTCCCGCGACATCTGGCGTACCTCAGCGCCCGCGGCGCGGACGCCGTCGTGCCGTGCGGCACCAACGGAGAAGGCCCCTCGCTGAACGTCGCCGAGCACAAGGCGCTGATTGACACCGTGCTGGCGCACAAGGGTACGCTGGGCGTCGTCGCGGGCACGGGCTTCGCGTCGCTCACCGACACCATTGAGGTGTCACGCTACGCCACGGAGCGCGGCGCGGACGGCGTGTTGATCGTCCCGCCGTTCTACTTCAAGAGCCTGTCGCTGCGTGGCCTCTTTGAGTACTACGCCACGGTCATTCGCGCCCTGCCGCCAGAGGTGCGAGTGCTCCTCTACAACATCCCCAAGTACTCCGGCGTCGAGATAACCGACGCGCTGGTGGACGGCCTGCTGCAGGCGTTCCCCCGGCAGCTCTACGGCATCAAGGACACTTCGGGAAGGCCGGAGCAGTCGGCCCACTACATCGAGAAGTTCCCCGCGTTGCGCATCTACTCCGGCGGCGACGACCTCGTTCTCTCCGCGCTGCGGTTCGGCGCGGCGGGCGCGGTGACGGGCGTGGGGAACGTCGTGCCCCACATGGTCAAGGCGGTGCAGCAGGCATACGCCACCGGCGGCGACGCCGAGCGGGCGCAGAAGCGGTTGAGCCAGGTGAAGGACATATTCCGGCGCTACCCGGAGTATGCCGCCCTGAAGCTCGCCGTCTCCCTGGCGACGGGCCTGCCGCGCGTCGGCGTGCGCCCGCCCATCGAGGAGCTGACGCCGGAGCAGGGAGCGGCGCTGGAGAAGGAGCTGCGCCCCGTTCTGAGCGAGGGGTAG